The Populus trichocarpa isolate Nisqually-1 chromosome 2, P.trichocarpa_v4.1, whole genome shotgun sequence genome has a window encoding:
- the LOC7488584 gene encoding rho GDP-dissociation inhibitor 1: MSAAVRTRTASQEVSFSNEMENLGLNDHNIKAAAAAAAAEEKAEKDHEEDDSVDDIEEDGSKLQSDHKELDLGPQVSLKEQLEKDKDDDSLRRWKEQLLGSVDMSAVGESKEPEVKILSLSILCPGRPDLVLPFPFNSNSKSSSLFTLKEGSLYHLKLCFTVSNNLVSGLKYTNTVWKTGVRVDRTKVMLGTFSPQKEPYRYELEEETTPSGIFARGSYSARTKIVDDDGKCYLDVSYCFEIQKRWPSS; encoded by the exons ATGTCAGCTGCTGTAAGGACTCGCACAGCATCCCAAGAAGTTTCTTTCAGTAATGAGATGGAGAATCTAGGACTAAATGACCACAACATcaaggctgctgctgctgctgctgcagctgaAGAAAAAGCAGAGAAGGACCATGAAGAAGATGATTCTGTTGATGACATTGAAGAAGATGGTTCGAAGCTCCAGTCTGATCATAAGGAATTGGATCTTGGGCCTCAAGTTTCCCTGAAGGAGCAGCTTGAAAAAGATAAG GATGACGACAGCTTAAGGAGATGGAAGGAACAGCTACTTGGGAGTGTTGATATGTCTGCTGTAGGAG AAAGCAAAGAACCAGAAGTGAAGATATTAAGTCTTTCAATCTTATGCCCGGGCCGTCCAGATCTTGTATTGCCATTTCCATTCAATAGTAATTCGAAGAGCAGTAGCCTCTTCACCCTCAAGGAGGGAAGCCTGTACCACCTCAAGTTATGCTTCACTGTCTCCAACAACCTTGTATCTGGTCTCAAGTACACCAATACTGTCTGGAAGACAGGCGTGAGAG TGGACCGTACAAAGGTGATGCTCGGTACCTTTAGCCCACAAAAGGAGCCTTACAGATATGAACTAGAAGAAGAAACTACCCCTTCAGGCATTTTTGCTAGGGGCTCTTATTCTGCTAGAACCAAG ATCGTGGATGATGATGGGAAATGCTATTTGGATGTCAGCTACTGCTTTGAAATCCAAAAACGCTGGCCTTCGAGCTAG